The SAR324 cluster bacterium region CTCTGCGCTGCCCCCTAAGTAGTATTGTCTCGGAGATGCCTCGATGACTGCACCGATATCCCTTGTTGATCTGGATCCAGACTTTCTTTGCAGCCCGTCTCGTAGCCAGTGGTTGCGCGAGTTTCGTGTAAACATTCCTTGGACGCAGGCTCACTTGGCCCGTGTTTGTGGCGTTGCCCGTAGTACCGTGGTGCGCTGGGAGAATGATCACTCACCCGTACCCAAGACGGCAATCGTGCTGGTGCTCCTGGCGAACATCATTAACGAGTATTGTGGGATATCCATGCAGGTGATGAACTGGCCGGAACGAGAGCGGGATCGCTGGCGGCGCTATCTAAGCACTCAGAACCATCCAGTAGACGTGGTGGCCTGTGCCGAGCTCCGCGAGCTCTTGGATGTTCCCGATCCGGTGATACCCACGAAAGAAGAGATGGAACGGAAGTATAAGCGGCAGGCGCGTTACGAACGGGAAAAAGAAAAGCGTTGCTTGTGATGGCTCCAGATGGGCTTTAGAAGCCGACTGTTTACATCTGCACCCGCTGGCGTTATATTCGGCCCGATCGAAGGTGGTGGCGCTAGAATCATTTTCGAGGTGCTGTCTGGCAATGCGGACTGCTTTGACGGAATCATTGAGTTGTAGCCTC contains the following coding sequences:
- a CDS encoding helix-turn-helix transcriptional regulator; the protein is MTAPISLVDLDPDFLCSPSRSQWLREFRVNIPWTQAHLARVCGVARSTVVRWENDHSPVPKTAIVLVLLANIINEYCGISMQVMNWPERERDRWRRYLSTQNHPVDVVACAELRELLDVPDPVIPTKEEMERKYKRQARYEREKEKRCL